The following coding sequences lie in one Atribacterota bacterium genomic window:
- the gap gene encoding type I glyceraldehyde-3-phosphate dehydrogenase, whose product MGMKVGINGFGRIGRLVFRRILEVGDVDVVAVNDLTSAEVLAHLLKYDSVHGTIPNEVKATEDSILVDGKVIKVLAQKDPAQLPWKDLGVDLVIESTGKFRDREKASLHLQAGAKKVIITAPAKGQDITIVMGVNEKMYDKNNHHIVSNASCTTNCLAPIVKVLHENFNIQRGFMTTIHAYTNDQVILDFPHKDLRRARAAAMSMIPTSTGAASAIGEVVPELKGKLDGIAIRVPTPDVSVVDFTAVVEKEPTKEEVNAAFKKAAEGEMKGILAYCEAPLVSMDFLHDAHSSIVDAQLTNVKGNLVKVFSWYDNEWGYSCRVVDLAKYVMA is encoded by the coding sequence ATAGGCATGAAGGTTGGCATTAACGGATTTGGAAGGATTGGAAGACTTGTTTTTCGTAGGATACTTGAAGTTGGCGATGTGGATGTCGTGGCTGTAAATGACTTAACCAGTGCGGAAGTGCTCGCCCACCTTTTGAAGTATGACTCCGTGCACGGAACGATTCCCAATGAGGTGAAGGCGACCGAGGATTCCATCCTTGTGGATGGGAAGGTGATTAAAGTCTTGGCTCAGAAAGACCCGGCACAGCTTCCCTGGAAGGATTTGGGTGTAGATCTGGTCATTGAGTCCACTGGGAAGTTTCGAGATCGAGAGAAGGCCTCTTTGCATCTTCAAGCGGGGGCTAAGAAGGTCATTATCACGGCGCCGGCAAAAGGTCAGGATATAACCATCGTTATGGGAGTTAACGAGAAGATGTATGATAAGAACAATCATCACATCGTTTCTAACGCTTCCTGCACCACCAACTGCCTCGCTCCCATTGTCAAGGTTCTCCATGAAAATTTCAATATCCAGAGGGGTTTCATGACCACCATTCATGCATATACCAACGACCAGGTCATTCTGGATTTTCCTCATAAGGACCTACGTCGGGCCAGGGCAGCAGCGATGTCTATGATTCCCACCAGTACTGGTGCCGCTTCGGCCATTGGTGAAGTAGTCCCTGAGCTTAAAGGGAAGCTGGATGGAATAGCGATTCGTGTGCCGACCCCTGATGTTTCCGTGGTCGATTTTACTGCAGTGGTTGAAAAAGAACCAACCAAAGAAGAAGTGAACGCTGCGTTTAAGAAAGCAGCCGAAGGTGAAATGAAAGGGATTTTGGCTTACTGTGAGGCACCTTTGGTCTCGATGGACTTCCTCCATGACGCTCATTCATCCATCGTTGATGCTCAATTGACCAATGTGAAAGGAAATCTCGTGAAAGTGTTCTCCTGGTATGACAATGAATGGGGGTACTCCTGCCGAGTGGTTGATTTAGCAAAGTATGTCATGGCATGA
- the ugpC gene encoding sn-glycerol-3-phosphate ABC transporter ATP-binding protein UgpC, whose product MAGVNLKSVVKRFGEVVAVNKVTLDIPDQEFVVLVGPSGCGKTTTLRMIAGLEEIDEGEIYIGDTLVNDVPPKDRDIAMVFQNYALYPHMDVYNNMAFGLKLRKFPKDEIDRRVKEAAEILGIQELLNRKPKQLSGGQRQRVAVGRAIVRHPKVFLFDEPLSNLDAKLRVQMRAELAKLHDRLKTTMIYVTHDQIEAMTMGDRIVVMKDGIVQQVGTPLELYNRPVNKFVAGFIGTPSMNFLDVTLKKDEDILILDGVSFKIRVPAEYRSALEPYVGKDVTFGIRPQDIYDLSVSKDMLRDNGNIIDAVVDVVEPLGSEQIVYLTSGPHTIVAVLDMQTHTEVGDTLKTVVDTSKMHVFDVNTERAII is encoded by the coding sequence ATGGCTGGTGTGAATTTAAAAAGTGTTGTAAAGCGTTTTGGAGAAGTTGTGGCAGTCAACAAAGTGACGCTGGACATCCCGGATCAGGAATTCGTGGTTCTGGTTGGGCCTTCAGGGTGTGGAAAAACGACCACCCTGAGGATGATTGCGGGTCTGGAAGAGATTGACGAAGGAGAAATTTATATTGGTGACACCCTGGTTAATGATGTACCTCCCAAAGACCGTGATATTGCCATGGTGTTCCAAAATTATGCGCTGTATCCACATATGGATGTCTATAACAACATGGCCTTTGGATTGAAACTGCGAAAGTTTCCAAAGGATGAAATTGATCGGCGTGTCAAAGAGGCGGCGGAGATTTTGGGTATTCAGGAGCTCTTGAATCGTAAGCCAAAACAGCTTTCAGGCGGTCAGAGGCAAAGGGTGGCGGTGGGAAGAGCAATTGTGCGCCATCCTAAGGTATTCCTGTTTGACGAACCTCTTTCTAACCTGGATGCGAAATTGAGGGTTCAGATGAGGGCAGAGCTAGCAAAATTGCACGATCGGTTGAAGACCACCATGATTTATGTGACCCATGACCAGATCGAAGCCATGACCATGGGAGATCGCATTGTGGTCATGAAGGACGGTATCGTGCAGCAAGTTGGAACCCCTCTAGAGCTGTATAATCGGCCGGTAAACAAATTTGTGGCTGGTTTTATTGGAACCCCCTCCATGAATTTCCTGGATGTCACGCTCAAAAAAGATGAGGATATACTTATTCTGGACGGGGTTTCCTTTAAAATTCGAGTTCCTGCAGAATATCGGTCTGCTCTGGAACCGTATGTTGGTAAGGATGTCACATTTGGCATTCGTCCTCAGGATATCTACGATCTTTCGGTTTCGAAGGATATGCTGAGGGACAATGGCAACATCATTGATGCAGTGGTTGATGTGGTTGAGCCGCTTGGTTCCGAACAGATTGTTTACCTTACCTCTGGACCTCATACCATCGTGGCTGTACTTGATATGCAAACCCATACCGAAGTCGGTGATACCCTCAAAACCGTGGTGGATACCTCCAAAATGCATGTATTTGATGTGAATACAGAAAGGGCGATCATTTAA
- a CDS encoding class I SAM-dependent rRNA methyltransferase has translation MEHVVVSRRARERILRGHPWAYQGEVDGEEGMPRGAVVTIVDHRGKVLGKGHYNPGSKIALRILTRDPEEAIDASFFYQRIGRALKYRERYVFRADTDCYRLVFAEADFLPGLVIDQFGPYLVVQVLTAGMENHREVITDILWGFLRPKGIYERSDVSVREREGLPLRRVFIGSAFENPVTVRENSLLFKVDLVSGQKTGYFLDQRDNRAFLRHFVKGKRVLDCFSYVGGFSLHAALFGAREVIGVDISEEAVRYATVNAHLNDLGTKTHFEVANAFDFLREMDRKGERFEVVILDPPAFVKNQSALSGALRGYKEINLRAMKILSPGGILVTSSCSHHLSLERFRRVLEEASLDVKRRVRILAERGQALDHPVLLGYEESQYLKCLVAEVV, from the coding sequence ATGGAACACGTGGTCGTTTCGCGCCGAGCTAGAGAAAGAATCTTACGGGGGCATCCTTGGGCTTACCAGGGAGAAGTGGATGGTGAGGAAGGAATGCCCCGTGGTGCGGTGGTAACCATCGTCGATCATCGGGGAAAGGTACTGGGGAAAGGGCACTATAACCCGGGATCTAAAATCGCCTTGCGGATTTTGACCCGTGATCCTGAAGAAGCCATTGATGCTTCTTTTTTTTACCAGCGGATTGGACGAGCCCTGAAGTACCGTGAACGGTATGTGTTTCGAGCGGATACCGATTGCTACCGGCTGGTTTTTGCTGAGGCTGATTTTCTGCCTGGACTCGTCATCGACCAGTTTGGTCCATACCTCGTAGTGCAAGTGCTCACCGCAGGCATGGAAAACCATCGGGAGGTTATCACGGACATCCTGTGGGGTTTTCTCAGACCCAAGGGAATTTACGAACGGAGCGATGTTTCGGTGCGGGAACGGGAAGGATTACCTCTACGCCGGGTATTTATTGGTTCTGCCTTTGAGAATCCGGTAACCGTGCGCGAAAATAGCCTTTTGTTTAAGGTGGACCTTGTCTCTGGGCAGAAAACGGGCTATTTCCTCGATCAGCGTGACAACCGGGCATTTCTGCGACATTTTGTCAAAGGTAAGAGGGTGCTTGATTGTTTTTCCTACGTTGGAGGTTTCAGTCTCCATGCTGCCCTTTTTGGAGCCCGGGAAGTAATCGGGGTGGATATTTCCGAAGAAGCGGTCCGGTATGCCACAGTGAATGCTCACCTGAATGATCTAGGGACGAAAACCCATTTTGAGGTGGCTAATGCCTTTGATTTTTTGCGGGAAATGGACAGAAAAGGGGAACGTTTTGAGGTGGTGATTCTTGATCCTCCAGCCTTCGTAAAGAATCAATCTGCGCTTTCGGGAGCGCTCCGGGGTTACAAGGAAATTAATCTCCGGGCTATGAAAATCCTTTCTCCGGGTGGAATTTTGGTCACTTCTTCCTGTTCACACCACCTTTCTTTAGAACGCTTTCGGAGAGTTCTTGAAGAGGCTTCGCTCGATGTAAAAAGGCGGGTCCGAATCCTTGCTGAGCGCGGACAGGCTCTGGACCATCCCGTTCTTTTGGGGTATGAAGAATCCCAGTATCTCAAATGTCTGGTGGCAGAGGTGGTGTGA